The Dehalococcoidia bacterium genomic sequence CAGCTGCCGGATCGCGCGCTTCAGCGCTTGGCTCGAGATGCGAGCGCGGCGCACCCCGCCGAACTCGCACGTTTTTGGCGCTCCGGTATCGTCGCGGTTCAGATTGGCGGGCGCGAAGTTTTGGATTAGGTGCAGTTCGACGATCATTCTTCTCCCTCCTCGGTGTTCTCGTCCGTCCTCTCGAGCGAGCGCCAGAAGTGGCGCGCCCACCGTCGCTGCACGAGGCGCTCAGGGTGGCTCCACGCCTCGATGTCGCGCAGCAGCTTCCGCCAATCGATCCCATACCCTGCCGATTTCAACAGACTGAGCGCGTGACGGAGCTGGTCCCCAAGCTCCTCGCGCTCGGTCATCAGGAGCGCGATAAACCGCCGTTCCACCGCCGGCCGCC encodes the following:
- the casB gene encoding type I-E CRISPR-associated protein Cse2/CasB: RPAVERRFIALLMTEREELGDQLRHALSLLKSAGYGIDWRKLLRDIEAWSHPERLVQRRWARHFWRSLERTDENTEEGEE